The Rhodopseudomonas palustris genome window below encodes:
- a CDS encoding nucleotidyltransferase has protein sequence MNVLSQGPWPTLSDYDALLMDVARRIQLTKTKHEIAETNFRALCQYVDREGSPLENKVIECYPSGSFATGTAIASRVAKAQHDVDVVMELDVPPNSPPRDIISLLFLAINGEEGSRYYGKVTQNSRCVTVEYGDGTTVDLMPIARIAGPERAGNLFHFKRETGETHHKPVNPWGFAKYFNDHVDFDPAFYDLFKGRRLLVEGQIVEKAETQPMPNHVPVEEKSARVVALQLLKRNRDIVWRAPNRTGRKPPSVALAAMALDAGTVHASLLDEVIAIASHIRSRLVESDGPRGTVQVFNPAYPPDEFTDRWPENEAAQELYDGDLRRLIVNLYKLRNENFSLAEQQEVLERLFGETAATYAIESTLDARLREMDANRLHLGSTGKVLGAAAAAVGGTTAARAATREGGGELSE, from the coding sequence ATGAACGTTCTCTCTCAGGGTCCTTGGCCAACGCTATCTGATTACGACGCCCTGCTCATGGACGTCGCGCGCCGCATACAACTGACGAAAACCAAGCACGAAATTGCAGAAACGAATTTCCGAGCACTCTGCCAGTATGTCGACCGCGAGGGCAGCCCCCTCGAAAACAAGGTCATCGAGTGCTATCCGAGCGGAAGCTTCGCGACCGGGACGGCCATCGCGTCGCGCGTAGCAAAAGCACAACACGACGTCGACGTCGTGATGGAGCTGGATGTTCCGCCAAATTCACCACCGAGAGACATCATCAGTTTGCTGTTTCTCGCAATCAATGGCGAGGAAGGAAGCCGCTACTATGGTAAGGTCACGCAGAACAGCCGCTGCGTAACCGTCGAGTACGGCGACGGCACGACAGTTGACCTCATGCCCATCGCGCGAATTGCGGGGCCGGAGCGTGCTGGCAACTTGTTTCATTTCAAGCGAGAGACCGGTGAGACGCACCATAAGCCTGTAAATCCGTGGGGATTTGCGAAATACTTCAACGATCACGTTGACTTCGACCCAGCGTTCTATGACCTGTTTAAAGGCCGTCGCCTTCTGGTTGAAGGCCAGATCGTTGAAAAGGCTGAGACCCAGCCGATGCCTAACCACGTACCGGTCGAGGAGAAGTCTGCCCGAGTAGTCGCCTTACAGTTGCTCAAGCGGAATAGGGACATTGTGTGGCGCGCGCCAAATCGCACAGGCCGCAAGCCTCCCTCAGTTGCCTTGGCCGCAATGGCGCTCGACGCCGGCACCGTCCATGCTAGCCTCCTCGACGAGGTCATCGCTATCGCGTCGCACATCCGTAGTCGTTTGGTAGAGAGCGACGGCCCGCGCGGCACAGTGCAAGTCTTCAACCCGGCGTACCCGCCAGACGAGTTCACCGATAGATGGCCCGAGAATGAGGCCGCGCAAGAATTATACGATGGTGACCTCCGCCGCCTGATCGTTAATCTCTACAAGTTGCGCAATGAAAATTTCAGCCTTGCAGAGCAACAAGAGGTGTTGGAGCGTCTGTTTGGCGAAACCGCGGCTACCTACGCGATCGAGAGCACCCTCGATGCCCGGCTACGCGAGATGGACGCTAACCGTCTTCATCTTGGCAGCACAGGCAAGGTGCTGGGCGCTGCCGCCGCCGCCGTGGGCGGCACCACTGCTGCCCGAGCGGCAACGCGCGAAGGCGGAGGCGAGCTGTCGGAATGA
- a CDS encoding ATP-binding protein encodes MALLHIPLNQVEERHILELISARAPETNVVEYKRETYGNALRDDLEFLADVSSLANTSGGDLIIGIAATQGIPDQPVPFVGDSDAEINRLESRARAGLQPRISFESKAVPVQGGHILILRVARSYNPPHRVVRENSNRFWSRSTAGKYEPNVDQLRELFTLAPRIEDRTREFRAIRLARLASADAPVTLMHKDILVLHIVPFSAFDRDAPLPIAKLEQDYTSFHPIGSRQSQALKINFDGLLTMSNGNRSANVERAYVQLFRGGIVEAVDGLCVRASGEPLISVVSVERSIVKDAMRFMQDLNAIGIEAPYAVLASLQTADRARFNYAQPNDGAWYDRMGSYTDRSQYAFNEVIFDSCPRDIQACAQRMRPLLNQLAQSGGMAESTSFQKDGSFVFGQ; translated from the coding sequence ATGGCGTTGCTCCATATCCCCCTCAATCAAGTTGAGGAACGACATATCCTTGAGCTGATATCGGCTAGAGCACCGGAAACGAACGTCGTTGAGTACAAGCGCGAGACTTACGGCAACGCCCTGCGTGACGACCTTGAATTCTTGGCGGATGTATCTTCACTGGCGAACACTTCGGGCGGCGACCTCATTATTGGCATCGCCGCCACGCAAGGAATTCCCGACCAACCTGTACCGTTCGTTGGTGATTCCGATGCCGAAATAAATCGCCTCGAAAGTAGAGCTCGCGCCGGGCTTCAACCGCGCATCTCTTTCGAATCCAAGGCGGTCCCGGTTCAGGGTGGTCACATCCTTATTCTCCGCGTTGCCCGGAGCTACAACCCGCCTCATCGTGTCGTTCGCGAAAATAGCAACAGATTTTGGTCTAGATCGACAGCAGGAAAGTATGAGCCGAACGTAGACCAACTGCGCGAATTGTTTACGCTTGCGCCTCGAATTGAGGATCGGACTAGAGAGTTCAGGGCAATCCGTCTTGCCCGACTGGCGTCGGCAGACGCTCCGGTCACGCTCATGCACAAGGACATTCTTGTTTTGCATATCGTGCCCTTCTCCGCATTTGATCGTGACGCCCCACTTCCGATTGCAAAACTTGAACAGGATTACACCTCCTTCCATCCAATTGGATCAAGGCAGTCACAGGCACTCAAGATCAACTTCGACGGCCTTCTTACGATGTCGAACGGAAACCGCAGCGCGAATGTTGAGCGTGCGTATGTTCAACTGTTCCGAGGCGGAATTGTTGAAGCTGTCGACGGGCTATGTGTTCGGGCCAGCGGCGAGCCGCTGATATCAGTTGTTTCTGTGGAGCGAAGCATAGTCAAAGATGCCATGCGATTTATGCAGGATCTAAATGCTATCGGCATCGAAGCACCTTACGCTGTCCTTGCGAGTTTACAGACAGCAGACCGAGCCCGTTTCAACTATGCTCAGCCGAACGATGGTGCATGGTATGACCGGATGGGCTCGTACACCGATCGATCTCAGTACGCCTTCAACGAAGTGATCTTCGATTCATGCCCCAGGGATATTCAAGCCTGCGCACAAAGGATGCGGCCGTTATTGAACCAACTTGCTCAATCTGGTGGTATGGCCGAGTCAACGAGCTTCCAAAAAGACGGGTCATTTGTTTTCGGACAGTGA
- a CDS encoding TRAP transporter substrate-binding protein, whose protein sequence is MSVSRRTLLQASAAAALGGIGAPWVARAAEAEFVYKYANNLPDTHPMNVRAREMAAAIKAETNGRVQIDIFPSNQLGSDTDMLSQIRSGGVEFFTLSGLILSTLVPAASINGIGFAFPDYDTVWKAMDGELGAYVRGEINKAGLVVMDKIWDNGFRQTTTSTRPITGPDDFKGLKIRVPVSPLWTSMFKAFDASPASINFSEVYSALQTKVVEGQENPLAIISTAKLYEVQKYCSLTNHMWDGFWFLANRRAWERLPADLREIVAKNINAAGVNQRGDVAKLNAGLKDELAGKGLTFNQPTIGPFRDKLRAAGFYAEWKGKYGEQAWSLLEKSVGKLA, encoded by the coding sequence ATGAGCGTTTCGCGCAGGACATTGTTGCAGGCATCGGCGGCGGCAGCGCTCGGCGGCATCGGCGCGCCATGGGTGGCGCGCGCGGCGGAGGCCGAGTTCGTCTACAAATACGCCAACAACCTGCCCGACACCCATCCGATGAACGTCCGTGCCCGCGAGATGGCGGCGGCGATCAAGGCCGAGACCAATGGCCGGGTCCAGATCGACATTTTCCCGAGCAACCAGCTCGGCTCCGACACCGACATGCTGAGCCAGATTCGCTCCGGCGGCGTCGAGTTCTTCACGCTGTCCGGCCTGATCCTGTCGACGCTGGTGCCGGCGGCCTCGATCAACGGCATCGGCTTCGCGTTCCCGGATTACGACACGGTCTGGAAGGCCATGGATGGCGAGCTGGGCGCCTATGTCCGCGGCGAGATCAACAAGGCCGGCCTGGTGGTGATGGACAAGATCTGGGACAACGGCTTCCGCCAGACCACCACCTCGACGCGGCCGATCACCGGCCCGGACGACTTCAAGGGCCTCAAGATCCGCGTGCCGGTGTCGCCGCTGTGGACCTCGATGTTCAAGGCGTTCGACGCCTCGCCCGCCTCGATCAATTTCAGCGAGGTCTATTCGGCGCTGCAGACCAAGGTGGTCGAAGGCCAGGAGAATCCGCTCGCGATCATCTCCACCGCGAAGCTCTATGAAGTGCAGAAATACTGCTCGCTGACCAACCACATGTGGGACGGCTTCTGGTTTCTCGCCAACCGCCGGGCCTGGGAACGGCTGCCGGCCGATCTGCGCGAAATCGTTGCCAAGAACATCAATGCCGCCGGCGTCAATCAGCGCGGCGACGTCGCCAAGCTCAACGCCGGGCTGAAGGACGAACTCGCCGGCAAGGGCCTGACGTTCAACCAGCCGACCATCGGGCCGTTCCGCGACAAGCTGCGCGCCGCCGGCTTCTACGCCGAGTGGAAAGGCAAATATGGCGAGCAGGCCTGGTCGCTGCTGGAGAAATCCGTCGGCAAGCTAGCCTGA
- a CDS encoding TRAP transporter large permease subunit, which produces MTHAEIPQMAAGQPLGTATRKSLISALESGLGLLVEIPAALLVVAEIVVLFAGVVSRYVFHSPLIWSDELASILFLWLAMFGAAVAFRRGEHMRMTALVAAASPRLRAFLDLVAICAALAFLLLIAAPAFEYAYEESYITTPALSLSNAWRAAALPVGTALMTLFAALRLIRFGDWRLVAAAALTVAVLIGAFWLAQPLFKPLGNLNLVIFFVGVVACCVFAGVPIAFGFGLAIYGYLALTTSTPLMVLVGRMDEGMSHLILLSVPLFVFLGLLIEMTGMARAMVAFLASLLGHVRGGLHYVLVGAMYLVSGISGSKAADMAAVAPVLFPEMKERGAKPGDLVALLAATGAQTETIPPSLVLITIGSVTGVSIAALFTGGLLPGVVLAITLSMLVWWRYRGEDLSHIKRASGAQIGKTLIIALPALALPFVIRAAVVEGVATATEVSTIGIVYAVFAGILIYRKFDLKRVMPMLIETAALSGAILLIIGTATGMAWGLTQSGFSRALATAMTGLPGGPATFLAVSIVAFVILGSVLEGIPAIVLFGPLLFPIARAVGIHEVHYAMVVILAMGIGLFAPPFGVGYYAACAIGRVDPAEGVRPILGYLLALMVGLIIVAAVPWISIGFL; this is translated from the coding sequence ATGACCCACGCCGAGATTCCGCAAATGGCGGCTGGCCAGCCGCTCGGGACTGCAACGCGCAAGTCGCTGATCAGCGCGCTGGAGTCCGGGCTGGGGCTGCTGGTCGAGATTCCCGCGGCCCTGTTGGTGGTCGCGGAAATCGTCGTGCTGTTTGCCGGCGTGGTGTCACGCTACGTGTTTCACAGCCCGCTGATCTGGTCGGACGAACTCGCCTCGATCCTGTTCCTGTGGCTGGCGATGTTCGGGGCGGCGGTGGCGTTCCGCCGTGGCGAACACATGCGGATGACCGCGCTGGTGGCAGCCGCCTCACCGCGCCTGCGGGCATTTCTCGACCTCGTCGCGATCTGCGCGGCGCTGGCGTTCCTGCTGCTGATTGCGGCGCCGGCCTTCGAATACGCCTATGAGGAAAGCTACATCACCACGCCGGCGCTGTCGCTGTCGAATGCCTGGCGCGCCGCCGCGCTGCCGGTCGGCACGGCGTTGATGACGCTGTTCGCGGCGCTGCGGTTGATCCGGTTCGGCGACTGGCGGCTGGTGGCCGCTGCCGCCCTCACCGTCGCCGTACTGATCGGCGCGTTCTGGCTGGCGCAGCCGCTGTTCAAGCCGCTCGGCAATCTCAATCTGGTGATTTTCTTTGTCGGCGTGGTCGCTTGTTGCGTGTTCGCCGGCGTGCCGATCGCATTCGGATTTGGCCTCGCGATCTACGGCTATCTGGCGCTGACCACTTCGACGCCGTTGATGGTGCTGGTCGGCCGGATGGACGAGGGCATGAGCCATCTGATCCTGCTGTCGGTGCCGCTGTTCGTCTTCCTAGGGCTGTTGATCGAGATGACCGGGATGGCGCGCGCCATGGTGGCGTTTCTCGCCAGCCTGCTCGGCCATGTCCGCGGCGGCCTGCATTACGTGCTGGTCGGCGCGATGTATCTGGTCTCCGGCATCTCGGGCTCCAAGGCCGCCGACATGGCCGCGGTGGCGCCGGTGCTGTTTCCGGAAATGAAGGAGCGCGGCGCCAAGCCGGGCGATCTGGTCGCCCTGCTCGCTGCCACCGGCGCCCAGACCGAGACCATTCCGCCGAGCCTGGTGCTGATCACCATCGGCTCGGTCACCGGCGTGTCGATCGCGGCGCTGTTTACCGGCGGGCTGCTGCCGGGCGTGGTGCTGGCGATCACGCTGTCGATGCTGGTGTGGTGGCGCTATCGCGGCGAGGACCTCAGCCATATCAAGCGCGCCAGCGGCGCCCAGATCGGCAAGACCCTGATCATCGCCCTGCCCGCGCTGGCGCTGCCCTTCGTGATCCGCGCCGCCGTGGTCGAAGGCGTCGCCACCGCCACCGAAGTCTCGACCATCGGCATCGTCTATGCGGTGTTTGCGGGGATTCTGATCTACCGGAAGTTCGACCTGAAGCGGGTGATGCCGATGCTGATCGAGACGGCGGCGCTGTCCGGCGCGATCCTGCTGATCATCGGTACCGCCACCGGCATGGCCTGGGGCCTGACGCAGTCCGGGTTCTCGCGGGCGCTGGCCACCGCGATGACCGGCCTGCCCGGCGGCCCGGCGACCTTTCTGGCGGTGTCGATCGTCGCCTTCGTCATCCTCGGCAGCGTGCTCGAAGGTATTCCGGCGATCGTGCTGTTCGGGCCGCTGCTGTTTCCGATCGCCCGCGCAGTCGGCATCCACGAAGTGCACTACGCCATGGTGGTCATTTTGGCGATGGGCATCGGATTGTTCGCACCGCCGTTCGGGGTCGGCTATTATGCGGCGTGCGCGATCGGCCGGGTCGATCCGGCCGAGGGCGTGCGCCCGATCCTGGGTTATCTGCTGGCGCTGATGGTCGGCCTGATCATCGTCGCCGCGGTGCCGTGGATTTCGATCGGGTTTCTGTGA
- a CDS encoding acyl-CoA synthetase → MSAPQGHYSIGLDKTPANYVPLSPLSFLERTANVYPDHTSVVYEGRHYTWKETRARCRRFASWLSRSGIGRGDTVALMLPNVPAMVEAHFAVPMAGAVLNALNIRLDAPAIAFQLEHGGAKLILVDPEFAAVIADALKLMKGPKPLVIDVDDKMFPGHHRIGELEYEYAVASGDPGFVGQRPQDEWDAIALGYTSGTTGNPKGVVTHHRGAYLNAVSNILAANLGAHPVYLWTLPMFHCNGWCFPWTLAAAAGVNVCLRKVDPAKIFDLIPRHGVTHMSGAPIVYNALINAPEAPKGAAAKPVVGLIAGAAPPVAVLAGAEQVGIKLTHVYGLTEVYGPASVCAEQPGWDDLSVAERAQLKRRQGVPYPLQEAVTVLDPETMQEVPRDGETIGEVMFRGNIVMKGYLKNEKATREALAGGWFHTGDLGVLDAHGYVIIKDRSKDIIISGGENVSSVEVEDVLYKHPAILFAAVVAKPDPKWGEVPCAFVELKDGASASEAEIIAYCREHLPGFKTPKTIVFSAIPKTSTGKIQKFMLRDQVKSAKAISE, encoded by the coding sequence ATGAGCGCTCCGCAAGGTCACTACAGCATCGGGCTGGACAAGACGCCGGCGAATTACGTGCCGCTGTCGCCGCTGAGCTTCCTCGAACGCACCGCCAACGTCTATCCGGACCACACCAGCGTGGTCTATGAGGGCCGTCACTACACCTGGAAGGAGACCCGCGCGCGCTGCCGCCGCTTCGCCTCCTGGCTGTCGCGCAGCGGCATCGGCCGCGGCGACACGGTGGCGTTGATGCTGCCCAACGTGCCGGCGATGGTCGAGGCGCATTTTGCGGTGCCGATGGCCGGCGCGGTGCTGAACGCGCTCAACATCCGGCTCGACGCCCCGGCGATCGCGTTCCAGCTCGAGCATGGCGGCGCCAAGCTCATCCTGGTCGATCCGGAATTCGCCGCGGTGATCGCCGATGCGCTGAAGCTGATGAAGGGCCCGAAGCCGCTGGTGATCGACGTCGACGACAAGATGTTTCCCGGCCACCACCGCATCGGCGAACTCGAATACGAATACGCCGTCGCCTCCGGCGATCCCGGCTTCGTCGGCCAGCGGCCGCAGGACGAATGGGATGCGATCGCGCTCGGCTACACCTCCGGCACGACGGGCAATCCCAAGGGCGTGGTGACGCATCATCGCGGCGCCTATCTCAACGCCGTCAGCAATATTCTCGCCGCCAATCTCGGCGCGCATCCGGTGTATCTGTGGACGCTGCCGATGTTCCACTGCAACGGCTGGTGCTTCCCGTGGACGCTGGCCGCCGCGGCCGGCGTCAATGTCTGCCTGCGCAAGGTCGATCCCGCCAAGATCTTCGATCTGATCCCGCGCCACGGCGTCACCCACATGTCGGGCGCGCCGATCGTCTACAATGCGCTGATCAACGCGCCGGAGGCGCCGAAGGGCGCGGCCGCTAAGCCCGTGGTCGGCCTGATCGCCGGTGCCGCGCCGCCGGTCGCGGTGCTGGCCGGCGCCGAGCAGGTCGGCATCAAGCTGACCCATGTCTACGGCCTGACCGAAGTCTACGGCCCCGCCTCGGTCTGCGCCGAGCAGCCCGGCTGGGACGATCTCAGCGTCGCCGAGCGCGCCCAGCTCAAGCGCCGGCAGGGCGTGCCCTACCCGCTGCAGGAAGCCGTCACCGTGCTCGATCCGGAGACGATGCAGGAAGTGCCGCGCGACGGCGAGACCATCGGCGAGGTGATGTTCCGCGGCAACATCGTGATGAAGGGCTATCTCAAGAACGAGAAGGCGACCCGGGAAGCGCTGGCCGGCGGCTGGTTCCACACCGGCGATCTCGGCGTGCTCGACGCTCACGGCTACGTCATCATCAAGGACCGCTCCAAGGACATCATCATCTCCGGCGGCGAGAACGTCTCCTCGGTCGAGGTCGAGGACGTGCTGTACAAGCACCCGGCGATCCTGTTTGCCGCCGTGGTCGCCAAGCCCGATCCGAAATGGGGCGAAGTCCCCTGCGCCTTCGTCGAACTGAAGGACGGCGCCAGCGCCTCGGAGGCCGAAATCATCGCCTATTGCCGCGAGCATCTGCCCGGCTTCAAGACGCCGAAGACCATCGTGTTCTCGGCGATCCCCAAGACCTCGACCGGCAAGATCCAGAAATTCATGCTGCGCGATCAGGTCAAATCGGCGAAGGCGATTTCGGAGTAG
- a CDS encoding MBL fold metallo-hydrolase gives MTLILTILGSGSSAGVPRPALGWGAADPSNPKNRRRRCSLLAERVTPDGITRVLIDTSPDLREQLIDADVDHLDAVFLTHEHADQTHGIDDLRSVAMAMRRRIPVYLNQSTAEHVVFRFHYCFATPPGSSYPPILDEHRVEAGESRSIAGAGGELTLTPFLVQHGDIPALGYRIGAAAYTPDVHDIPEQSFAALEGLDLWIIDGLRYKHHASHFNVEAALKWIARFKPKRAVITNMHADIDYETLRGELPDGVVPGFDGMRLEVAG, from the coding sequence ATGACGCTGATCCTCACCATCCTCGGCTCGGGCTCCTCTGCCGGCGTGCCGCGCCCGGCGCTGGGCTGGGGCGCCGCCGATCCCAGCAATCCGAAGAACCGCCGCCGCCGCTGCTCGCTGCTGGCGGAGCGGGTGACTCCTGACGGCATCACAAGGGTGCTGATCGACACCTCGCCGGACCTGCGTGAGCAACTGATCGACGCCGACGTCGATCATCTCGACGCCGTGTTCCTGACCCACGAGCACGCCGACCAGACCCATGGCATCGACGATCTGCGCTCGGTCGCAATGGCCATGCGGCGACGGATTCCGGTCTATCTCAATCAGTCGACCGCCGAGCACGTCGTGTTCCGCTTCCACTATTGCTTCGCGACTCCGCCGGGCAGCTCCTATCCGCCGATCCTGGACGAGCATCGCGTCGAGGCCGGCGAGAGCCGCAGCATCGCGGGCGCTGGCGGCGAGCTGACGCTGACGCCGTTCCTCGTCCAGCACGGCGACATCCCGGCGCTCGGCTACCGCATCGGCGCCGCCGCCTACACGCCCGACGTCCACGACATTCCCGAACAGAGCTTCGCCGCGCTCGAAGGCCTCGACCTGTGGATCATCGACGGCCTGCGCTACAAGCACCACGCCAGCCACTTCAACGTCGAAGCCGCGCTGAAATGGATCGCCCGCTTCAAGCCGAAGCGCGCGGTGATCACCAACATGCACGCCGACATCGATTACGAAACGCTGCGCGGCGAACTACCCGACGGCGTGGTGCCGGGGTTCGACGGGATGCGGCTCGAGGTCGCGGGCTGA
- a CDS encoding TatD family hydrolase, with product MLIDSHCHLDFPDFTDDLAGIVARAEASGVGRMVTISTRVKRLPELLAIAERFPNVYCSVGTHPHHVDEEDGISAEELIALAQHPKVVAFGEAGLDYFYEHGSRDAQERGFRTHIAAARETGLPLVIHTREADENCGRILEDEMAKGAFRAVLHCYTGGRDLALQAIDLGLLIGFTGIVTFKKSQALRDLAAELPADRVLVETDAPYLAPGKYRGKRNEPAYVVETAKVLAEVRGVTPDEIARQTTANFFNLFGKVPPPAAA from the coding sequence ATGCTGATCGACAGCCACTGCCATCTCGACTTCCCCGACTTTACCGACGATCTCGCCGGCATCGTCGCCCGCGCCGAGGCGAGCGGGGTGGGGCGGATGGTGACGATCTCGACACGCGTCAAGCGGCTCCCGGAGCTGCTGGCGATCGCCGAGCGGTTTCCGAACGTGTATTGCTCGGTCGGCACTCATCCGCATCACGTCGACGAGGAAGACGGGATTTCGGCCGAAGAACTGATCGCGCTGGCGCAGCATCCCAAGGTGGTGGCGTTCGGCGAGGCCGGGCTCGATTACTTCTACGAGCACGGCTCGCGCGACGCGCAGGAGCGCGGCTTCCGCACCCATATCGCCGCGGCGCGCGAAACCGGGCTGCCGCTGGTCATCCACACCCGCGAGGCGGACGAAAATTGCGGCCGCATCCTCGAAGACGAGATGGCCAAGGGCGCGTTTCGCGCGGTGCTGCATTGCTACACCGGCGGCCGCGACCTAGCGCTGCAGGCGATCGATCTCGGGCTGCTGATCGGCTTCACCGGCATCGTGACGTTCAAGAAATCCCAGGCGCTGCGCGACCTCGCCGCCGAATTGCCGGCCGACCGCGTGCTGGTCGAGACCGACGCGCCGTATCTGGCGCCCGGCAAATATCGCGGCAAGCGCAACGAGCCGGCTTACGTGGTGGAGACCGCCAAGGTGCTGGCCGAGGTGAGGGGCGTGACGCCGGACGAGATCGCGCGCCAGACCACGGCGAATTTCTTCAACCTGTTCGGCAAGGTGCCGCCGCCGGCCGCCGCCTGA
- the metG gene encoding methionine--tRNA ligase, whose amino-acid sequence MAQRNSFYITTAISYPNGAPHIGHAYEAIATDALARFQRLDGRDVFFLTGTDEHGLKMIQTAQKEGVETHVLAARNAGRFRDMDDRFGISYDRFIRTSEEQHHRSVQEVWKRMQANGDIYLDSYAGWYSVRDEAYYAEDETVVGEDKVRRGPQGTPVEWVEERSYFFKLSAYQDKLLKLYEDQPDFIGPDSRRNEVISFVKGGLKDLSVSRTTFDWGVKVPGDPEHVMYVWVDALTNYITGVGFPDESDANWHYWPADVHVIGKDIIRFHAVYWPAFLMSAGIPIQKRVYAHGFLFNKGEKMSKSVGNIVDPFNLADQYGVDQVRYFFLREVPFGSDGSYNHEAIVNRINADLANDLGNLAQRSLTMVAKQCDAQVPEHGEFSEADKAMLAMADGMIAIARPAMATQQIHQALNAVWAVVAEANRYFAGEAPWALAKTDPPRQKTVLYVTAEVLRQVGILAQPVMPGSATKLLDILGVAADARDFAALPTRIVPGTPLPAPAPIFPRYVEPTAAA is encoded by the coding sequence ATGGCGCAGCGAAATTCATTCTACATCACCACCGCGATCTCCTATCCGAACGGCGCACCGCATATCGGCCACGCCTACGAGGCGATCGCGACCGACGCGCTGGCGCGATTCCAGCGGCTCGATGGCCGTGACGTGTTCTTCCTGACCGGCACCGACGAGCACGGCCTGAAGATGATCCAGACCGCGCAGAAGGAGGGCGTCGAGACCCACGTGCTCGCCGCCCGCAATGCCGGCCGCTTCCGCGACATGGACGACCGCTTCGGCATCTCCTACGACCGCTTCATCCGCACCTCGGAAGAGCAGCATCACCGCTCCGTCCAGGAAGTCTGGAAGCGGATGCAGGCGAACGGCGACATCTATCTCGACAGCTATGCCGGCTGGTACTCGGTCCGCGACGAGGCCTATTACGCCGAGGACGAAACCGTCGTCGGCGAGGACAAGGTGCGCCGCGGCCCGCAGGGCACGCCGGTCGAATGGGTCGAGGAGCGGAGCTACTTCTTCAAGCTGTCGGCCTATCAGGACAAGCTCCTGAAGCTGTACGAGGACCAGCCCGATTTCATCGGCCCGGACTCGCGCCGCAACGAGGTGATCAGCTTCGTCAAGGGCGGGCTGAAGGACCTGTCGGTGTCGCGCACCACCTTCGACTGGGGCGTCAAGGTGCCGGGCGATCCGGAGCACGTGATGTATGTCTGGGTCGACGCGCTGACCAACTACATCACCGGCGTCGGCTTCCCCGACGAAAGCGACGCCAACTGGCACTACTGGCCGGCCGACGTGCATGTCATCGGCAAGGACATCATCCGCTTCCACGCGGTGTACTGGCCGGCGTTCCTGATGTCGGCGGGGATCCCGATCCAGAAGCGCGTCTACGCCCACGGCTTCCTGTTCAACAAGGGCGAGAAGATGTCGAAATCGGTCGGCAATATCGTCGACCCGTTCAATCTCGCCGATCAATACGGCGTCGATCAGGTGCGCTACTTCTTCCTGCGCGAGGTGCCGTTCGGTTCCGACGGCAGCTATAATCACGAGGCGATCGTCAACCGCATCAATGCCGACCTCGCCAACGACCTCGGCAATCTGGCGCAGCGCTCGCTGACCATGGTCGCCAAGCAGTGCGACGCTCAGGTGCCGGAGCACGGCGAGTTCAGCGAGGCCGACAAGGCGATGCTGGCGATGGCCGACGGCATGATCGCGATCGCCCGCCCGGCGATGGCGACGCAACAGATCCATCAGGCGCTCAACGCGGTGTGGGCTGTGGTGGCGGAAGCCAACCGTTACTTCGCCGGCGAAGCCCCATGGGCGCTGGCCAAGACCGATCCGCCGCGGCAGAAGACCGTGCTCTACGTCACCGCCGAAGTGCTGCGGCAGGTCGGCATTCTGGCGCAGCCGGTGATGCCCGGCTCGGCGACGAAGCTGCTCGACATCCTCGGCGTCGCAGCGGACGCGCGCGACTTCGCGGCGCTGCCGACGCGGATCGTGCCGGGCACGCCACTGCCGGCGCCGGCGCCGATCTTCCCGCGCTATGTCGAGCCAACGGCGGCTGCGTGA